One genomic region from Amycolatopsis sp. FBCC-B4732 encodes:
- a CDS encoding FadR/GntR family transcriptional regulator, with protein sequence MRQGMSHSARSAMFAPLGQVGRAEAVAARLVDAITLGFLADEEQLPSEADLAAQFGVSTVTVREALVALRQQGLVETRRGRSGGSFVRAPADPPSDAWRARLREVSLSDLRDVGDHYLAIAGAAAKLAAERSSPEDIARLRLATDDLRTAHGIDFTRAERQFHLEVAAAAQSPRLTHEEVHLQSELGGLLWLPFEPGAHSCAEHAAITTAIDAADGELARKLTEEHLLGALDRLADVHLGLLAP encoded by the coding sequence ATGCGCCAGGGCATGTCGCACAGCGCGCGGTCCGCCATGTTCGCGCCGCTCGGCCAGGTCGGGCGGGCGGAAGCGGTGGCGGCGCGGCTGGTCGACGCCATCACGCTCGGCTTCCTCGCCGACGAAGAGCAGCTGCCCAGCGAGGCCGACCTGGCCGCGCAGTTCGGCGTCTCGACCGTGACGGTCCGGGAAGCGCTCGTGGCGTTGCGGCAGCAGGGGCTGGTCGAGACGCGCCGGGGCCGCAGCGGCGGCAGCTTCGTCCGCGCGCCGGCCGACCCGCCGTCGGACGCCTGGCGCGCGCGGCTGCGCGAAGTGTCACTGTCCGACCTCCGGGACGTCGGCGACCACTACCTCGCGATCGCCGGCGCCGCCGCGAAGCTGGCCGCCGAACGCAGCTCCCCGGAGGACATCGCCCGGCTGCGGCTGGCGACCGACGACCTCCGCACGGCGCACGGCATCGACTTCACGCGGGCCGAGCGCCAGTTCCACCTTGAGGTCGCCGCGGCCGCGCAGTCCCCGCGGCTCACGCACGAAGAAGTCCACCTGCAAAGCGAATTGGGCGGCCTGCTGTGGCTGCCGTTCGAACCCGGGGCACACTCCTGCGCGGAGCACGCGGCGATCACCACCGCGATCGACGCGGCCGACGGCGAATTGGCCCGCAAACTCACCGAGGAGCACCTCCTCGGCGCACTCGACCGGCTCGCGGACGTGCACCTCGGCCTGCTCGCCCCCTAA
- a CDS encoding cache domain-containing protein yields the protein MNDTRTLAGDEVVEQVSALVEGVFERLKPLHAAAESVLAEAPSAAALHRIRPQVTEALGGLIIGAGFVSAPRVLTDSEFGFEWWTAGSPPSQLFISLDPAAENFLDYTRQSWFTVPRDTGRRHINGPYVDYLCTDEYTLTFTIPVMLSGSFAGVVGADVYVREFERAVRPRLRALGRGAALLNAQGRVIVSNSVRQPTGSLVREAGVPAWWSAGAEPGPTLRRCGDSPIVLVSENQG from the coding sequence GTGAACGACACCCGCACGCTGGCCGGCGACGAGGTCGTCGAGCAGGTCTCGGCGTTGGTGGAAGGGGTCTTCGAACGCCTGAAGCCCTTGCACGCGGCGGCCGAGTCGGTGCTGGCGGAAGCCCCGTCGGCGGCGGCCCTGCACCGGATCCGCCCCCAGGTCACCGAAGCCCTGGGCGGCCTGATCATCGGCGCCGGGTTCGTCAGCGCGCCCCGCGTGCTCACCGATTCCGAGTTCGGCTTCGAGTGGTGGACGGCCGGTTCGCCGCCGTCGCAGCTGTTCATCAGCCTGGACCCGGCCGCGGAGAACTTCCTGGACTACACGCGCCAGTCGTGGTTCACGGTCCCGCGCGACACCGGGCGGCGGCACATCAACGGCCCGTACGTGGATTACCTGTGCACCGACGAGTACACGCTGACGTTCACGATCCCGGTGATGCTTTCCGGGTCGTTCGCGGGCGTGGTGGGCGCGGACGTCTACGTGCGCGAGTTCGAGCGGGCGGTGCGGCCACGGCTACGCGCGCTCGGCCGCGGCGCGGCGCTGCTGAACGCGCAGGGGCGGGTGATCGTCTCCAACAGCGTGCGGCAGCCGACGGGCTCGCTGGTGCGGGAGGCCGGCGTCCCGGCCTGGTGGTCCGCGGGCGCGGAACCCGGCCCGACGCTGCGCCGCTGCGGCGACTCCCCCATCGTGCTCGTGAGTGAGAACCAGGGTTAG